From one Panulirus ornatus isolate Po-2019 chromosome 11, ASM3632096v1, whole genome shotgun sequence genomic stretch:
- the LOC139751247 gene encoding uncharacterized protein isoform X1 codes for MVPADAADDDGLYQPPRPPLPAPPPYTHPRPVLPAAPPRPTLSPAPSLTRLAQQQQQQQQQSQVTSSSQGSSGLSSVSSALSCAPQPLPGLAQGPAPHFLTATPLVGLAPRSATPQPPGHRYPPFQPVPEYRPPPNPRVGAAGLPPSVSGPDDLPPPSFIHSLAPRSPLGGTGSLSCPTSLSEQAAAAATDPAQPLSSSGYLAPECSGALAAGPCPVTLTAPPRTWRGLWPTSGAPRPQRPWLLPRGRN; via the coding sequence ATGGTGCCTGCCGACGCTGCCGACGACGATGGCCTCTACCAGCCGCCACGCCCGCCCCTACCCGCGCCCCCGCCTTATACTCACCCTCGACCTGTTCTTCCTGCAGCCCCGCCACGCCCGACGCTCTCcccagccccctccctcacccgcctggctcaacaacaacagcagcagcagcaacagtctcAGGTCACCAGCAGTTCGCAGGGCAGCAGCGGCCTGAGCTCTGTCTCGAGTGCTCTGTCGTGTGCCCCTCAGCCCCTGCCTGGCCTGGCCCAGGGCCCCGCCCCTCACTTCCTGACGGCCACGCCCCTGGTGGGCCTAGCGCCCCGCTCAGCCACCCCCCAGCCCCCTGGCCATCGCTACCCACCCTTCCAACCCGTGCCCGAGTATcgcccccctcccaaccctcgcGTGGGGGCCGCcggtctccctccctcagtatccGGCCCTGACGACCTTCCTCCCCCGTCCTTCATCCACTCCCTGGCTCCTCGCTCCCCTCTGGGGGGCACCGGCAGCCTCTCCTGCCCGACCAGCCTGAGCgagcaggctgctgctgctgccaccgacCCCGCTCAGCCTCTCTCCTCGTCGGGATACCTTGCCCCCGAGTGTTCCGGGGCCCTGGCTGCTGGTCCCTGCCCCGTGACCCTCACGGCACCGCCCCGGACATGGCGGGGGTTGTGGCCCACGAGCGGGGCGCCTCGGCCCCAGCGGCCATGGTTGTTGCCCCGGGGGAGGAACTGA